The Ooceraea biroi isolate clonal line C1 chromosome 1, Obir_v5.4, whole genome shotgun sequence genome has a window encoding:
- the LOC105278534 gene encoding transport and Golgi organization protein 1 isoform X2, whose amino-acid sequence MTKIRSFTNLIFLLIAIVFYAATECTAALSDKQLCYDPNCSEPISLARTILAYNANDREVLSFKKHVSVTVFSKGAGKRTDLWGVEINGQRGFAPRSFLNEYKVLRRDLLHEVPVYKFTDNGSNAQANKLESYNDEAVPVSVKSGEESIVQGSEAIDADGVLSPYEVIDGTTVYFEGKPPVQPSPVSEAMQVTALPDKQASSLGSDPKTDPNHDRLSLDKSTLNNEKLQPDTSNVDNKLEGIKPPIDTHEEISAEILLESSEAIINSTLDTAGGSDTAALESDEFEDEPSDDLEHEEESTDSSGERNIENKEQEQELESGGILASLTKTFNILSSSKETAEETESTKNNDDIQSSNDIFASVAAAVSNAQLSEQASENVDVKAAVTEEAVPAIPKLDSSVDSGSTSSEKLETQEITQEGVIVSDEGAKIVEEASLTLLENTTSSSDVPSSNNSAHEDTDKPAEESPAVSSVLLNAVDSNVESTPALETSSTDKITESVTAAPETEPTVSPESQDSAVTAGTIAAQSSDDTEQQLVSESAKNLENKLEDVGQKETIVRADEAAGEKVLETDSLQPVEEAATNIKTESLHEDHVAAENTVIVDEASSHSAANTQFNISIVHSNVNKKDNLINDASPGSVPVESNELSKGVESNPSAEQPFIDSSQNVISEQLKESLQDWDLLSTESLESKNVENQVDSMKHEEILPGYDRINNGDKVLQSDEDIGEDNNVEPELKRTFNEKDEAYCPNDECIPEATLTDASVEEDKKSGYIYGYGYEQFSTNLDLNYWKTLMYVCVTAFTTLAFTLGYYYIENTRRDRQLIARINKLEKELLVSTKECEALSENLKTTKGKLHSIEDESFGSNEMVASLKADLKASQDAKAELEDQVAILDKELENATEAGLELERMLREVLSSNNEVNPLAQSVEDLQARLDAQHTANESLTNTLNLKAQEIETLSTDLASTTKKCEELEAKLSRAQDELTTQANLGNSIEQSLTEKVRGLEEQLNQTSTEKTSLYNELRGMKTEMKELMDVISQIKSNNLDLDKLYDVSRVKSEAVQLREERDELKVRLSDVEGAHQLLEEHMKLVKEEVVALSDQCKIAEKDKKDAETRLEVLSKFFKEKEAERQKEEAMWLQKQGEVVSTVERIHTMQNEIQNYKQQVEMLKREIVDQEREYKNQISALETKAHEQWVAARQNERRLEESKAEAGQLRNRLTLVQKNLNDTDPEAKLHRSGLEANGETMTSPPLFIGPESSSSPVMFSGSSGVPPPPPPSYLHCFPPYLPLLPPTASGLPPYDISQRPPPLGGRLSSPPPMPPPPLHPGASASVDRYENAGSPPPMSPPHLLPPYDRHRSPPPPPFGNDHIPPPPLPGTMLPPLLGTARPWGEESLPPPRNSGFHPHQREQPRARNHKGSLHSSGESLDKTHHGKV is encoded by the exons atgacgaaaatacGCTCGTTTAcgaatcttatatttctaCTTATCGCGATAGTTTTCTATGCGGCGACAGAATGCACGGCCGCTCTCTCCGACAAACAATTATGTTACGACCCTAATTGTTCGG AGCCCATTTCGTTGGCCCGGACCATACTCGCTTACAACGCGAATGATCGTGAAGTGCTGTCATTTAAGAAACATGTATCAGTTACGGTTTTCAGTAAAGGAGCCGGAAAGAGGACGGATTTATGGGGCGTCGAG ATAAACGGCCAACGTGGATTCGCGCctcgttcatttttaaacgaATACAAAGTTCTACGACGCGACTTGTTGCACGAAGTGCCTGTTTACAAATTTACTGACAATGGTAGTAACGCTCAAGCCAACAAGCTTGAGTCTTACAATGATGAGGCAGTACCGGTATCAGTAAAATCTGGAGAGGAAAGTATTGTGCAGGGATCTGAAGCGATCGATGCAGACGGCGTATTGTCTCCGTACGAGGTAATAGACGGTACAACAGTTTACTTTGAGGGTAAACCACCTGTACAGCCCAGTCCGGTGTCTGAAGCCATGCAAGTCACTGCACTTCCAGATAAACAAGCTTCCAGCCTCGGTAGTGATCCTAAAACAGATCCTAATCACGATAGATTATCATTAGACAAGAGTACACTTAATAATGAGAAATTGCAACCAGACACAAGCAACGTTGATAATAAACTGGAAGGCATTAAACCGCCGATAGATACTCATGAGGAAATTAGTGCTGAGATATTGTTAGAGAGCTCGGAAGCAATAATCAATTCGACGTTGGATACGGCAGGTGGAAGCGATACTGCAGCACTTGAAAGCGATGAATTCGAAGACGAGCCGTCTGATGATCTGgaacacgaagaagaatcgaCGGACAGTAGTGGTGAGAggaatatagaaaataagGAACAGGAACAAGAACTTGAAAGTGGAGGTATACTTGCCTCACTGACGAAgacgtttaatattttatctagcTCGAAGGAAACTGCAGAAGAAACAGAAAGCActaaaaataatgatgatattCAAAGTAGCAACGACATATTTGCCTCCGTAGCTGCTGCCGTGAGCAATGCGCAGTTGTCAGAACAGGCTTCAGAAAACGTTGACGTTAAGGCTGCTGTAACCGAGGAGGCCGTTCCGGCTATTCCGAAGTTGGACTCGAGCGTGGATTCGGGTTCTACAAGCAGCGAGAAGCTAGAAACGCAGGAAATTACGCAAGAGGGTGTGATAGTTTCAGACGAAGGGGCAAAGATAGTGGAAGAAGCATCTTTGACTCTTCTGGAGAACACCACATCTTCAAGCGACGTGCCTTCATCCAACAATTCTGCACACGAAGATACTGACAAACCTGCCGAGGAATCGCCAGCAGTATCGTCGGTCTTACTGAATGCTGTTGACAGCAACGTTGAGAGTACTCCAGCACTGGAAACGAGTAGCACGGATAAAATTACAGAAAGCGTGACCGCCGCTCCTGAAACAGAACCGACGGTCTCGCCTGAATCGCAAGATTCTGCAGTCACCGCGGGCACCATCGCCGCTCAAAGCAGCGATGACACTGAGCAGCAACTGGTATCAGAAAGTGCTAAAAATCTAGAAAATAAATTGGAAGACGTTGGTCAGAAAGAAACGATTGTCCGAGCCGATGAGGCTGCTGGTGAGAAAGTTTTAGAAACTGATAGTTTGCAACCTGTCGAGGAAGCAGCAACGAATATTAAAACGGAATCACTTCACGAGGATCATGTTGCTGCAGAGAATACAGTAATCGTCGATGAAGCATCAAGTCACAGCGCTGCAAACACTCAGTTCAATATATCAATTGTACATAGTAATGTAAATaagaaagataatttaattaacgatgcTAGCCCTGGCAGTGTTCCTGTAGAATCTAACGAACTCTCAAAGGGTGTAGAATCTAATCCCAGTGCAGAGCAACCCTTCATAGATTCTAGTCAGAACGTGATTTCTGAACAATTGAAGGAGAGTCTCCAAGATTGGGATTTATTGAGCACTGAGAGCCTGGAATCTAAGAATG TTGAAAATCAAGTCGATTCTATGAAACACGAAGAGATCTTGCCTGGATATGATCGCATAAACAATGGAGATAAGGTTTTACAGAGCGATGAAGACATCGGGGAAGACAATAACGTGGAGCCAGAATTAAAACGTACATTTAACGAAAAAG ATGAAGCCTACTGTCCCAATGACGAATGCATACCTGAGGCTACTTTAACAGATGCATCGGTGGAAGAA GATAAGAAGTCAGGATATATATACGGATATGGGTATGAACAGTTCTCGACAAACTTGGATCTTAATTATTGGAAGACTTtgatgtacgtgtgtgtgacAGCCTTCACAACACTCGCGTTTACTCttggatattattatatcgag AATACAAGAAGGGACAGACAGCTCATCGCTAGGATTAACAAACTCGAAAAAGAACTCTTGGTCTCTACAAAAGAGTGTGAAGCACTCAGTGAGAATTTAAAGACCACCAAAGGAAAA TTACATTCTATAGAAGACGAATCATTCGGTTCTAACGAGATGGTCGCATCGCTGAAAGCAGATTTGAAAGCGTCAcag GACGCGAAAGCAGAACTGGAGGATCAGGTGGCTATATTGGACAAAGAGTTGGAAAACGCAACGGAAGCCGGATTGGAACTCGAACGAATGCTGAGGGAAGTCTTATCATCGAACAACGAAGTTAATCCACTAGCGCAATCGGTGGAAGACCTACAAGCACGATTGGACGCCCAACACACCGCGAACGAGTCGTTAACGAATACGTTGAATCTCAAAGCTCAAGAG ATCGAGACTCTATCGACAGATCTTGCCTCCACTACCAAGAAATGCGAGGAACTTGAGGCAAAACTTTCGCGAGCGCAGGATGAACTGACAACGCAGGCAAATCTTGGAAACAGCATAGAACAATCGCTCACGGAGAAAGTGCGCGGTCTGGAGGAGCAACTAAATCAA ACATCTACTGAGAAGACCTCCTTATATAATGAATTGAGAGGCATGAAAACGGAAATGAAAGAGCTGATGGATGTTATCAGCCAGATCAAGTCGAATAACTTGGATCTGGATAAATTATACGATGTATCTCGCGTGAAATCCGAGGCGGTGCAATTGCGTGAAGAGAGGGATGAACTGAAAGTGCGATTGAGCGACGTTGAAGGCGCTCATCAGTTGTTGGAAG AACACATGAAACTCGTTAAGGAAGAAGTGGTTGCATTAAGCGATCAATGTAAAATAGCTGAGAAAGATAAGAAAGACGCCGAGACTCGGCTGGAGGTGTTGTCAAAGTTCTTCAAGGAAAAAGAAGCTGAACGCCAGAA GGAAGAAGCAATGTGGCTACAGAAGCAAGGGGAAGTTGTCTCGACAGTCGAAAGGATACATACGATGCAAaacgaaatacaaaattataa GCAACAAGTAGAAATGTTGAAACGGGAGATCGTGGACCAGGAGAGAGAATACAAAAATCAAATATCTGCTTTAGAAACGAAAGCACATGAACAATGG GTTGCTGCTCGTCAAAATGAACGTCGTTTAGAAGAATCGAAAGCAGAGGCCGGCCAGCTACGTAATCGTCTTACACTCGTGCAGAAAAACCTGAACGACACCGATCCTGAGGCTAAGCTACACC GAAGCGGCCTGGAAGCGAACGGGGAGACGATGACGTCGCCGCCACTGTTCATAGGACCGGAGTCGTCCAGCTCACCCGTAATGTTTAGCGGCTCCTCGGGCGtcccgccaccaccgccaccttCCTATCTGCACTGCTTCCCGCCGTACCTGCCGCTCTTGCCGCCCACCGCTTCCGGTCTACCTCCGTACGATATTAGTCAACGTCCACCGCCTCTGGGCGGCCGGCTGTCGTCACCGCCGCCGATGCCGCCTCCACCCTTACATCCCGGCGCCTCCGCTTCCGTTGACAGATACGAGAACGCCGGTTCTCCGCCGCCGATGTCACCGCCGCACTTACTTCCGCCTTACGACCGCCACAGATCCCCACCGCCCCCGCCGTTCGGCAATGATCACATCCCGCCCCCTCCTCTGCCCGGCACGATGTTACCTCCACTCCTCGGTACGGCGCGTCCATGGGGGGAAGAGTCACTGCCGCCCCCGCGGAATTCTGGTTTCCATCCTCACCAGCGGGAACAACCACGTGCGCGCAATCATAAAG GTTCCTTACATTCTTCAGGAGAATCACTGGATAAGACACACCACGGGAAAGTCTAA
- the LOC105278534 gene encoding transport and Golgi organization protein 1 isoform X1 yields MTKIRSFTNLIFLLIAIVFYAATECTAALSDKQLCYDPNCSEPISLARTILAYNANDREVLSFKKHVSVTVFSKGAGKRTDLWGVEINGQRGFAPRSFLNEYKVLRRDLLHEVPVYKFTDNGSNAQANKLESYNDEAVPVSVKSGEESIVQGSEAIDADGVLSPYEVIDGTTVYFEGKPPVQPSPVSEAMQVTALPDKQASSLGSDPKTDPNHDRLSLDKSTLNNEKLQPDTSNVDNKLEGIKPPIDTHEEISAEILLESSEAIINSTLDTAGGSDTAALESDEFEDEPSDDLEHEEESTDSSGERNIENKEQEQELESGGILASLTKTFNILSSSKETAEETESTKNNDDIQSSNDIFASVAAAVSNAQLSEQASENVDVKAAVTEEAVPAIPKLDSSVDSGSTSSEKLETQEITQEGVIVSDEGAKIVEEASLTLLENTTSSSDVPSSNNSAHEDTDKPAEESPAVSSVLLNAVDSNVESTPALETSSTDKITESVTAAPETEPTVSPESQDSAVTAGTIAAQSSDDTEQQLVSESAKNLENKLEDVGQKETIVRADEAAGEKVLETDSLQPVEEAATNIKTESLHEDHVAAENTVIVDEASSHSAANTQFNISIVHSNVNKKDNLINDASPGSVPVESNELSKGVESNPSAEQPFIDSSQNVISEQLKESLQDWDLLSTESLESKNVENQVDSMKHEEILPGYDRINNGDKVLQSDEDIGEDNNVEPELKRTFNEKDEAYCPNDECIPEATLTDASVEEDKKSGYIYGYGYEQFSTNLDLNYWKTLMYVCVTAFTTLAFTLGYYYIENTRRDRQLIARINKLEKELLVSTKECEALSENLKTTKGKLHSIEDESFGSNEMVASLKADLKASQDAKAELEDQVAILDKELENATEAGLELERMLREVLSSNNEVNPLAQSVEDLQARLDAQHTANESLTNTLNLKAQEHEFDKLEIETLSTDLASTTKKCEELEAKLSRAQDELTTQANLGNSIEQSLTEKVRGLEEQLNQTSTEKTSLYNELRGMKTEMKELMDVISQIKSNNLDLDKLYDVSRVKSEAVQLREERDELKVRLSDVEGAHQLLEEHMKLVKEEVVALSDQCKIAEKDKKDAETRLEVLSKFFKEKEAERQKEEAMWLQKQGEVVSTVERIHTMQNEIQNYKQQVEMLKREIVDQEREYKNQISALETKAHEQWVAARQNERRLEESKAEAGQLRNRLTLVQKNLNDTDPEAKLHRSGLEANGETMTSPPLFIGPESSSSPVMFSGSSGVPPPPPPSYLHCFPPYLPLLPPTASGLPPYDISQRPPPLGGRLSSPPPMPPPPLHPGASASVDRYENAGSPPPMSPPHLLPPYDRHRSPPPPPFGNDHIPPPPLPGTMLPPLLGTARPWGEESLPPPRNSGFHPHQREQPRARNHKGSLHSSGESLDKTHHGKV; encoded by the exons atgacgaaaatacGCTCGTTTAcgaatcttatatttctaCTTATCGCGATAGTTTTCTATGCGGCGACAGAATGCACGGCCGCTCTCTCCGACAAACAATTATGTTACGACCCTAATTGTTCGG AGCCCATTTCGTTGGCCCGGACCATACTCGCTTACAACGCGAATGATCGTGAAGTGCTGTCATTTAAGAAACATGTATCAGTTACGGTTTTCAGTAAAGGAGCCGGAAAGAGGACGGATTTATGGGGCGTCGAG ATAAACGGCCAACGTGGATTCGCGCctcgttcatttttaaacgaATACAAAGTTCTACGACGCGACTTGTTGCACGAAGTGCCTGTTTACAAATTTACTGACAATGGTAGTAACGCTCAAGCCAACAAGCTTGAGTCTTACAATGATGAGGCAGTACCGGTATCAGTAAAATCTGGAGAGGAAAGTATTGTGCAGGGATCTGAAGCGATCGATGCAGACGGCGTATTGTCTCCGTACGAGGTAATAGACGGTACAACAGTTTACTTTGAGGGTAAACCACCTGTACAGCCCAGTCCGGTGTCTGAAGCCATGCAAGTCACTGCACTTCCAGATAAACAAGCTTCCAGCCTCGGTAGTGATCCTAAAACAGATCCTAATCACGATAGATTATCATTAGACAAGAGTACACTTAATAATGAGAAATTGCAACCAGACACAAGCAACGTTGATAATAAACTGGAAGGCATTAAACCGCCGATAGATACTCATGAGGAAATTAGTGCTGAGATATTGTTAGAGAGCTCGGAAGCAATAATCAATTCGACGTTGGATACGGCAGGTGGAAGCGATACTGCAGCACTTGAAAGCGATGAATTCGAAGACGAGCCGTCTGATGATCTGgaacacgaagaagaatcgaCGGACAGTAGTGGTGAGAggaatatagaaaataagGAACAGGAACAAGAACTTGAAAGTGGAGGTATACTTGCCTCACTGACGAAgacgtttaatattttatctagcTCGAAGGAAACTGCAGAAGAAACAGAAAGCActaaaaataatgatgatattCAAAGTAGCAACGACATATTTGCCTCCGTAGCTGCTGCCGTGAGCAATGCGCAGTTGTCAGAACAGGCTTCAGAAAACGTTGACGTTAAGGCTGCTGTAACCGAGGAGGCCGTTCCGGCTATTCCGAAGTTGGACTCGAGCGTGGATTCGGGTTCTACAAGCAGCGAGAAGCTAGAAACGCAGGAAATTACGCAAGAGGGTGTGATAGTTTCAGACGAAGGGGCAAAGATAGTGGAAGAAGCATCTTTGACTCTTCTGGAGAACACCACATCTTCAAGCGACGTGCCTTCATCCAACAATTCTGCACACGAAGATACTGACAAACCTGCCGAGGAATCGCCAGCAGTATCGTCGGTCTTACTGAATGCTGTTGACAGCAACGTTGAGAGTACTCCAGCACTGGAAACGAGTAGCACGGATAAAATTACAGAAAGCGTGACCGCCGCTCCTGAAACAGAACCGACGGTCTCGCCTGAATCGCAAGATTCTGCAGTCACCGCGGGCACCATCGCCGCTCAAAGCAGCGATGACACTGAGCAGCAACTGGTATCAGAAAGTGCTAAAAATCTAGAAAATAAATTGGAAGACGTTGGTCAGAAAGAAACGATTGTCCGAGCCGATGAGGCTGCTGGTGAGAAAGTTTTAGAAACTGATAGTTTGCAACCTGTCGAGGAAGCAGCAACGAATATTAAAACGGAATCACTTCACGAGGATCATGTTGCTGCAGAGAATACAGTAATCGTCGATGAAGCATCAAGTCACAGCGCTGCAAACACTCAGTTCAATATATCAATTGTACATAGTAATGTAAATaagaaagataatttaattaacgatgcTAGCCCTGGCAGTGTTCCTGTAGAATCTAACGAACTCTCAAAGGGTGTAGAATCTAATCCCAGTGCAGAGCAACCCTTCATAGATTCTAGTCAGAACGTGATTTCTGAACAATTGAAGGAGAGTCTCCAAGATTGGGATTTATTGAGCACTGAGAGCCTGGAATCTAAGAATG TTGAAAATCAAGTCGATTCTATGAAACACGAAGAGATCTTGCCTGGATATGATCGCATAAACAATGGAGATAAGGTTTTACAGAGCGATGAAGACATCGGGGAAGACAATAACGTGGAGCCAGAATTAAAACGTACATTTAACGAAAAAG ATGAAGCCTACTGTCCCAATGACGAATGCATACCTGAGGCTACTTTAACAGATGCATCGGTGGAAGAA GATAAGAAGTCAGGATATATATACGGATATGGGTATGAACAGTTCTCGACAAACTTGGATCTTAATTATTGGAAGACTTtgatgtacgtgtgtgtgacAGCCTTCACAACACTCGCGTTTACTCttggatattattatatcgag AATACAAGAAGGGACAGACAGCTCATCGCTAGGATTAACAAACTCGAAAAAGAACTCTTGGTCTCTACAAAAGAGTGTGAAGCACTCAGTGAGAATTTAAAGACCACCAAAGGAAAA TTACATTCTATAGAAGACGAATCATTCGGTTCTAACGAGATGGTCGCATCGCTGAAAGCAGATTTGAAAGCGTCAcag GACGCGAAAGCAGAACTGGAGGATCAGGTGGCTATATTGGACAAAGAGTTGGAAAACGCAACGGAAGCCGGATTGGAACTCGAACGAATGCTGAGGGAAGTCTTATCATCGAACAACGAAGTTAATCCACTAGCGCAATCGGTGGAAGACCTACAAGCACGATTGGACGCCCAACACACCGCGAACGAGTCGTTAACGAATACGTTGAATCTCAAAGCTCAAGAG CATGAGTTTGATAAGCTTGAG ATCGAGACTCTATCGACAGATCTTGCCTCCACTACCAAGAAATGCGAGGAACTTGAGGCAAAACTTTCGCGAGCGCAGGATGAACTGACAACGCAGGCAAATCTTGGAAACAGCATAGAACAATCGCTCACGGAGAAAGTGCGCGGTCTGGAGGAGCAACTAAATCAA ACATCTACTGAGAAGACCTCCTTATATAATGAATTGAGAGGCATGAAAACGGAAATGAAAGAGCTGATGGATGTTATCAGCCAGATCAAGTCGAATAACTTGGATCTGGATAAATTATACGATGTATCTCGCGTGAAATCCGAGGCGGTGCAATTGCGTGAAGAGAGGGATGAACTGAAAGTGCGATTGAGCGACGTTGAAGGCGCTCATCAGTTGTTGGAAG AACACATGAAACTCGTTAAGGAAGAAGTGGTTGCATTAAGCGATCAATGTAAAATAGCTGAGAAAGATAAGAAAGACGCCGAGACTCGGCTGGAGGTGTTGTCAAAGTTCTTCAAGGAAAAAGAAGCTGAACGCCAGAA GGAAGAAGCAATGTGGCTACAGAAGCAAGGGGAAGTTGTCTCGACAGTCGAAAGGATACATACGATGCAAaacgaaatacaaaattataa GCAACAAGTAGAAATGTTGAAACGGGAGATCGTGGACCAGGAGAGAGAATACAAAAATCAAATATCTGCTTTAGAAACGAAAGCACATGAACAATGG GTTGCTGCTCGTCAAAATGAACGTCGTTTAGAAGAATCGAAAGCAGAGGCCGGCCAGCTACGTAATCGTCTTACACTCGTGCAGAAAAACCTGAACGACACCGATCCTGAGGCTAAGCTACACC GAAGCGGCCTGGAAGCGAACGGGGAGACGATGACGTCGCCGCCACTGTTCATAGGACCGGAGTCGTCCAGCTCACCCGTAATGTTTAGCGGCTCCTCGGGCGtcccgccaccaccgccaccttCCTATCTGCACTGCTTCCCGCCGTACCTGCCGCTCTTGCCGCCCACCGCTTCCGGTCTACCTCCGTACGATATTAGTCAACGTCCACCGCCTCTGGGCGGCCGGCTGTCGTCACCGCCGCCGATGCCGCCTCCACCCTTACATCCCGGCGCCTCCGCTTCCGTTGACAGATACGAGAACGCCGGTTCTCCGCCGCCGATGTCACCGCCGCACTTACTTCCGCCTTACGACCGCCACAGATCCCCACCGCCCCCGCCGTTCGGCAATGATCACATCCCGCCCCCTCCTCTGCCCGGCACGATGTTACCTCCACTCCTCGGTACGGCGCGTCCATGGGGGGAAGAGTCACTGCCGCCCCCGCGGAATTCTGGTTTCCATCCTCACCAGCGGGAACAACCACGTGCGCGCAATCATAAAG GTTCCTTACATTCTTCAGGAGAATCACTGGATAAGACACACCACGGGAAAGTCTAA
- the LOC105278533 gene encoding syntaxin-5 yields the protein MPARRRFGVVGSPETTDRLGFASRASGIGPPLHHCQDEDDARRGLLSERTDAGIIGDDLATDGLRSTVTVTMTARDRTTEFTNAIRSMQSRNAARASSASQQNPRRARHVQSYSQFMMIAKNIGKNIASTYAKLEKLALLAKKKSIFNDRQMEIEELTNIIKTDLKSLNLQIGKLQELGKSQRASLGSSQSNHIASHSSSIVMALQSKLANMSNHFKSVLEVRSENMREEQSRRQQFTQGSVSTMLPPSVVSGKQGSLLLQEEVSSNSVAIDLEPAMNHQLMQQAMQDDTDAYVQSRAETMQNIESTIVELGGIFQQLAHMVKEQEEMVERIDSNIEDTELNVEAAHTEILKYFQSVTSNRWLMIKIFAVLIFFFIFFVVFLA from the exons ATGCCAGCGCGCAGACGGTTCGGTGTCGTAGGATCCCCCGAGACAACGGACCGCTTGGGATTCGCATCGAGAGCATCGGGCATCGGCCCACCGCTGCACCATTGTCAGGATGAGGACGACGCGCGCCGCGGACTGTTGAGCGAGCGAACGGATGCGGGTATCATTGGCGACGACCTGGCGACGGACGGACTGCGATCCACGGTGACGGTGACGATGACGGCCCGCGACAGAACCACCGAGTTCACGAATGCGATCCGCTCGATGCAGAGCAGGAACGCGGCGCGGGCCAGCTCCGCGAGCCAGCAGAacccgcgccgcgcgcgccacGTACAGAGCTATTCGCAGTTCATGATGATCGCCAAGAATATTGGCAAGAACATCGCCAGCACGTACGCGAAGCTGGAGAAGCTCGCCCTGT TGGCCAAGAAGAAGTCTATATTTAACGACAGACAGATGGAGATCGAGGAACTcacgaatataataaaaacggaCCTGAAGAGCTTGAATCTTCAAATCGGGAAGCTGCAAGAGCTCGGAAAGTCTCAGAGAGCGAGTCTGGGGTCTTCTCAGAGCAATCACATCGCCTCGCACTCCTCTTCGATTGTAATGGCGTTGCAATCAAAGCTAGCAAATATGTCGAATCACTTCAAGAGTGTCTTGGAAGTTCGCTCTGAG AATATGAGGGAGGAGCAGAGCAGGCGGCAGCAATTCACTCAAGGATCTGTCTCCACCATGCTCCCCCCGAGCGTTGTTTCGGGAAAACAGGGCTCGTTGCTGCTGCAAGAGGAAGTCTCCAGCAATTCGGTCGCGATCGATCTCGAACCAGCAATGAATCATCAACTAATGCAACAAGCTATGCAAGACGATACC GATGCGTACGTCCAGTCGAGGGCTGAGACCATGCAAAACATCGAATCTACTATTGTCGAGCTGGGTGGAATTTTCCAGCAACTGGCGCATATGGTGAAGGAGCAAGAAGAGATGGTCGAGAG GATAGACAGTAATATAGAGGACACTGAGTTGAACGTGGAAGCTGCACACACCGagatattaaagtattttcaatCGGTGACGAGTAATAGGTGGCTGATGATAAAGATATTCGCGgttctgatatttttctttatatttttcgttgtGTTCTTGGCATAA